Proteins co-encoded in one Erinaceus europaeus chromosome X, mEriEur2.1, whole genome shotgun sequence genomic window:
- the ZBTB33 gene encoding transcriptional regulator Kaiso, giving the protein MESRKLISATDIQYSGNLLNSLNEQRGHGLFCDVTVIVEDRKFRAHRNVLSASSTYFHQLFSVAGQVVELSFIRAEIFAEILNYIYSSKIVRVRADLLDELIKSGQLLGVKFIAELGVPLSQVKSISGQVQDESAESLPPDSSDKNLEVQKSKDDSQDNGVTAMPIITESFSLPAEDYETKKIIVTDSDDDDDDVIFCSEILPPKETLPSPNTVPQAQPPPGSVAISDVTPCASSSSPPLTNIAPAQKLPTSVNQTTLSQTQGSEKLLVSSAPTHLTPNIILLNQTPLTTPPNVSSSVPNHMSPSISLLVQNPQAPSSATLPGSKANEEEEEEIIDDDDDTISSSPDSAVSNTSLVPQAEVPPNTTFDGALIQKMQIPTLLQEPPSNSLKISDIITRSTNGPGLGAKHLTEGQKIITLDTATEIEGLSTGCKVYANIGEDTYDIVIPVKDDPDEGEAKLENEIAKTSGSETANKRMKVKHDDHYELIVDGRVYYICIVCKRSYVCLTSLRRHFNIHSWEKKYPCRYCEKVFPLAEYRTKHEIHHTGERRYQCLACGKSFINYQFMSSHIKSVHSQDPSGDSKLYRLHPCRSLQIRQYAYLSDKSGAMPAMKDDGIGYKVDAGKETPAGTPSTPQNKPMTWEDIFIQQENDSIFKQNVTDGSTEFEFIIPESY; this is encoded by the coding sequence ATGGAGAGCAGAAAATTGATTTCTGCTACAGACATTCAGTACTCTGGCAATCTGCTGAACTCCTTAAATGAGCAGCGTGGCCATGGACTCTTCTGTGATGTTACTGTCATTGTGGAAGACCGAAAATTCCGGGCCCACAGGAATGTTCTGTCAGCTTCCAGCACTTACTTCCACCAGCTCTTCTCAGTTGCCGGGCAAGTGGTAGAACTGAGCTTTATACGAGCAGAGATCTTTGCGGAGATCCTCAATTATATCTATAGCTCAAAAATTGTCCGTGTGAGAGCAGATTTACTGGATGAGTTGATTAAATCAGGGCAGTTGTTGGGAGTTAAGTTTATAGCAGAGCTCGGTGTTCCGTTGTCACAGGTTAAAAGcatctcaggtcaagttcaggatgAGAGTGCAGAAAGCTTACCTCCTGATTCTAGCGACAAGAACCTTGAAGTGCAGAAATCAAAAGATGACTCCCAAGATAACGGGGTCACTGCAATGCCCATAATAACTGAGTCTTTTTCCTTACCGGCTGAAGATTATGAAACGAAAAAAATCATTGTTACTGATTCAGATGATGACGACGATGACGTCATTTTTTGCTCTGAGATTCTCCCCCCGAAGGAGACTTTGCCGAGTCCCAACACAGTGCCACAGGCTCAGCCTCCCCCAGGCTCTGTTGCTATTTCAGATGTTACACCTTGTGCTAGCAGCAGCTCTCCCCCTTTAACAAATATCGCACCTGCTCAGAAACTTCCTACTTCTGTGAATCAGACAACTCTGAGCCAGACACAAGGAAGTGAAAAACTGTTGGTATCTTCAGCCCCAACACATCTGACTCCTAACATTATCTTGTTAAATCAGACACCATTAACTACACCACCAAATGTCAGTTCTTCAGTTCCAAATCACATGTCTCCTTCAATCAGTTTACTTGTGCAGAATCCGCAGGCACCGAGCAGTGCGACTCTACCAGGAAGCAAAGCcaatgaagaggaagaggaggagatcaTAGATGATGACGACGACACGATTAGCTCCAGTCCAGACTCGGCGGTCAGTAATACATCTTTGGTCCCCCAGGCTGAGGTCCCCCCAAACACCACTTTTGATGGAGCACTGATCCAGAAGATGCAGATTCCCACCCTTCTGCAAGAGCCACCTTCCAACTCTTTAAAAATCTCAGATATCATTACTAGAAGCACCAACGGTCCAGGCTTAGGAGCCAAGCATCTAACGGAGGGACAGAAGATCATAACGTTAGATACAGCTACTGAAATCGAAGGCCTGTCGACGGGTTGCAAGGTTTATGCAAATATTGGTGAAGATACCTATGACATAGTGATCCCTGTCAAAGACGACCCGGATGAAGGGGAGGCCAAGCTTGAGAATGAGATAGCAAAAACATCTGGCAGCGAGACGGCAAACAAGCGTATGAAAGTGAAGCATGACGATCACTATGAGTTAATAGTAGATGGCAGGGTCTATTATATCTGTATTGTGTGCAAAAGGTCCTACGTCTGTCTGACAAGCTTGCGGAGACATTTTAACATCCATTCCTGGGAGAAGAAATACCCTTGCCGCTACTGTGAGAAGGTGTTTCCTCTTGCTGAATATCGCACGAAGCATGAAATTCACCACACAGGGGAGCGCAGGTACCAGTGTTTGGCCTGTGGCAAGTCTTTCATAAACTATCAGTTTATGTCTTCGCACATAAAGTCAGTTCATAGCCAAGATCCTTCTGGAGACTCGAAACTTTACCGGTTACATCCGTGCAGGTCTTTACAGATCAGACAATACGCATACCTTTCTGACAAGTCAGGTGCTATGCCAGCCATGAAGGATGACGGTATTGGGTACAAGGTCGATGCTGGAAAGGAAACTCCAGCAGGCACGCCATCTACTCCTCAGAACAAGCCAATGACCTGGGAAGATATTTTCATTCAGCAGGAAAATGACTCCATTTTTAAACAGAATGTAACAGACGGCAGTACCGAGTTTGAATTTATAATCCCTGAATCTTACTGA